A genomic region of Bacteroidota bacterium contains the following coding sequences:
- a CDS encoding T9SS type A sorting domain-containing protein, whose amino-acid sequence MTRWLLLVCLMCLVVTFAFAGSGGKGNPLQNAHVEAEQLFDRVDATTITPDYISPLSRPLVGTYTTLSGYYDYQSNGGAIQHIQVNPANGNIHVIYMLSEDSAAFATSRRTGYAFSTDNGATWNNFNNLRVPSRLSGFPTITLLKGPNAGLPGIANHSTISGTQSTVFIDSPEGAGAFSELNAPPTVALSGALQPIWPNVGGPADGSVVMSASLNTGAAPFYFLRTRTTDFASWANWAAYPDTTGQGGRNPTYANDNGYVGTLLNAGNAGGAWWHVSTNNGETWSANGQNIYPISPPGRQTATDTFRVWVGTDFLWDGNTPLMALNEQNLTSPRNNQGQILFWSQATGFVVVGNTLNTPNVKEPPFISQSNHLNIGWPVIAKSGNTLVIVYQALTNDTASNGLNYGDLFYSRSENNGVTWSVPVNLTNTPDLDERFPSVSRWNPSGFVNLTWQEDPEPGSYVIATPDAGARPSRARQVFYRLPIPPVSVGEGGVVANSFKLSQNYPNPFNPSTKIDYTVAQAGLVSIKVYNLLGQEVATLLNENLSPGSYQVTFDGAKLPSGVYVYKMSAGSYQESKKMVLMK is encoded by the coding sequence ATGACACGATGGCTACTGCTTGTTTGCCTGATGTGCCTGGTCGTTACGTTCGCTTTTGCAGGCTCCGGCGGCAAAGGCAATCCGTTGCAGAACGCGCATGTTGAAGCGGAGCAGCTTTTTGATCGGGTCGATGCAACGACCATCACGCCCGATTATATCAGCCCGTTGTCGAGACCGCTGGTCGGAACGTACACAACACTCAGCGGGTACTACGATTACCAATCGAACGGCGGAGCCATTCAACATATCCAGGTCAATCCGGCAAACGGCAACATCCACGTCATCTACATGTTGTCCGAAGATTCCGCTGCGTTTGCCACCAGCCGCCGGACGGGTTACGCGTTCAGCACGGATAACGGCGCGACGTGGAATAACTTCAACAATCTCCGCGTTCCCTCACGGCTCTCCGGCTTCCCGACAATCACGTTGTTGAAGGGCCCGAACGCAGGATTGCCCGGAATTGCAAATCACAGCACTATTTCCGGCACGCAATCCACAGTCTTCATTGATTCACCCGAAGGTGCCGGGGCGTTCAGCGAGTTGAATGCGCCGCCAACCGTTGCCCTTTCCGGCGCGTTGCAGCCCATTTGGCCAAATGTGGGCGGACCTGCGGACGGCTCGGTTGTTATGTCTGCGTCGCTCAATACCGGTGCCGCGCCATTTTATTTCCTACGTACACGAACAACGGACTTCGCCTCCTGGGCGAACTGGGCTGCGTATCCGGATACAACCGGACAGGGAGGCCGCAATCCTACTTATGCAAACGACAATGGATACGTTGGCACTCTCCTGAATGCCGGAAATGCCGGTGGTGCCTGGTGGCATGTTTCAACAAACAATGGCGAGACATGGAGCGCAAACGGACAGAATATCTATCCGATATCTCCTCCCGGCAGACAGACAGCAACGGATACATTTCGTGTTTGGGTCGGAACGGATTTTCTTTGGGACGGTAACACCCCTTTGATGGCACTCAACGAACAGAACCTGACTTCTCCTCGCAACAATCAAGGGCAAATTTTGTTCTGGAGCCAGGCAACAGGGTTCGTTGTTGTGGGAAATACTCTCAACACGCCCAACGTAAAAGAGCCTCCATTTATTTCACAATCGAATCATCTGAACATCGGTTGGCCTGTAATCGCGAAATCAGGCAACACGCTGGTGATTGTGTATCAGGCTCTAACAAACGATACTGCTTCAAACGGACTGAACTACGGCGATCTCTTCTATTCACGTTCAGAGAACAACGGGGTGACGTGGAGCGTGCCGGTGAATCTGACCAACACGCCTGATCTGGATGAGAGATTTCCGAGCGTGTCGCGATGGAACCCTTCCGGGTTTGTCAACCTGACATGGCAGGAGGATCCGGAACCGGGATCGTATGTAATTGCCACGCCCGATGCGGGAGCCCGGCCTTCACGTGCACGGCAAGTGTTCTACCGGCTTCCGATACCTCCGGTGAGCGTGGGTGAGGGGGGCGTTGTCGCCAACTCGTTCAAGCTGAGCCAGAACTATCCGAATCCGTTCAATCCTTCAACCAAGATCGACTACACGGTTGCCCAGGCGGGACTTGTCAGCATCAAAGTGTACAATCTGCTTGGCCAGGAAGTGGCGACACTGCTGAACGAGAACCTCTCTCCCGGCTCGTACCAGGTAACGTTTGACGGGGCGAAGCTGCCCAGCGGAGTGTATGTGTATAAAATGTCCGCAGGCTCGTATCAGGAGTCGAAGAAGATGGTATTGATGAAGTAA
- a CDS encoding T9SS type A sorting domain-containing protein — protein sequence MTQRLLLLCIVSLMVFSLALAGSGDDKRIKNQDMQVQIDEPMESAGPINMTPDYISPFARPVLGSYTTLNGFYDWQSNGGAVQHIQVNPANGNIHVTYMVSDDSTSIATSRRSAYAFSTNDGATWNNFSDVRIPARSSGYPTLTLLKGPNAGLPAIANHSAINGTQSTAFIDSPEGAGAFSELNAPPTVALSGTLQPIWPNIAGAADGSVVMSASLNVPTGSQPFTLRTRTTDFASWSNWQEFPDTNSGGGRYPTYANDNGYVGTLFNAGNTGGGWWHVSTNNGETWSNPSLNVYPPSPPGRETAQGNCRIWVSSDFIWDGNTPLGTMGEQTVNQTGRNNQGRILFWSQAAGIVDVADSSNVPGYVYPLNLGQSNHLTMGWSTIAKSGSSLVIVFHAFTADTSAAGFNYGDLFYSISNNNGVSWSTPVNLTNTPSLDERYPSLSRWNPPGFVYMTWQEDTQPGSAAFTDLAPLSRARQVFYKFPVPTLSVDENGMPGNSFRLSQNYPNPFNPSTKIDYTVAQAGLVSMKVYNLLGQEVATLLNENLSPGSYQVTFDGAKLPSGVYVYKMSAGSYQESKKMVLMK from the coding sequence ATGACACAAAGGCTACTGTTATTGTGTATCGTGTCCCTTATGGTATTTTCCCTGGCGTTAGCAGGTTCGGGCGACGACAAGAGAATCAAGAATCAGGACATGCAGGTTCAAATAGATGAACCGATGGAATCCGCCGGACCGATTAACATGACGCCCGACTATATCAGTCCCTTTGCCCGACCGGTACTTGGCTCATACACAACATTGAACGGCTTCTATGATTGGCAGTCGAATGGCGGGGCAGTACAGCATATTCAGGTGAATCCTGCCAACGGCAACATTCATGTCACCTACATGGTATCCGATGATTCGACGTCGATTGCCACGAGCCGGCGGAGCGCCTATGCATTCAGCACAAACGACGGCGCAACGTGGAATAACTTCAGCGATGTTCGCATTCCGGCCCGTTCATCGGGGTATCCGACTCTCACGCTGCTCAAAGGTCCGAATGCAGGACTTCCGGCAATTGCGAATCACAGCGCAATCAACGGCACCCAGTCAACCGCCTTCATTGACTCTCCCGAAGGGGCGGGTGCATTCAGCGAGTTGAATGCCCCGCCGACCGTCGCACTCTCCGGCACGCTTCAGCCGATCTGGCCGAATATTGCCGGTGCTGCCGATGGTTCGGTTGTCATGTCTGCGTCACTCAATGTGCCTACGGGATCCCAGCCCTTCACCTTGCGGACACGCACAACTGATTTTGCGAGTTGGTCGAATTGGCAGGAATTCCCTGATACAAATAGTGGCGGGGGCCGTTACCCAACCTATGCCAACGACAATGGTTATGTTGGAACCCTCTTCAATGCGGGCAACACCGGTGGCGGATGGTGGCATGTTTCGACGAACAACGGGGAAACATGGAGTAATCCCTCTTTGAATGTCTATCCGCCTTCACCTCCAGGCCGGGAAACGGCACAGGGCAATTGCCGCATCTGGGTGAGCAGTGATTTTATCTGGGATGGGAACACGCCGCTGGGAACAATGGGTGAACAAACCGTGAATCAAACCGGGAGAAATAATCAGGGTCGGATTCTTTTCTGGAGTCAAGCAGCGGGTATCGTTGATGTTGCTGATTCGTCGAATGTTCCCGGTTATGTTTACCCGCTAAATCTGGGCCAGTCCAACCATCTCACGATGGGATGGTCAACGATTGCCAAATCGGGCAGCAGTCTCGTGATTGTTTTCCACGCATTCACAGCAGATACATCCGCTGCAGGATTCAACTACGGCGATTTGTTCTACTCCATCTCAAACAACAATGGTGTATCGTGGAGTACGCCGGTGAATCTCACAAATACCCCGAGTCTTGATGAACGCTATCCAAGCTTGTCACGCTGGAATCCACCGGGGTTTGTGTACATGACGTGGCAGGAGGATACACAGCCGGGTTCTGCGGCATTCACGGATTTGGCTCCTCTGTCGCGAGCCCGCCAAGTATTCTACAAGTTCCCAGTTCCGACATTGAGCGTTGACGAAAACGGGATGCCCGGCAATTCGTTCAGGCTGAGCCAGAACTATCCGAATCCGTTCAATCCTTCAACCAAGATCGATTACACGGTGGCGCAGGCAGGACTTGTCAGCATGAAGGTGTACAATCTGCTTGGCCAGGAAGTGGCGACACTGCTGAACGAGAACCTCTCTCCCGGCTCGTACCAGGTAACGTTTGACGGGGCGAAGCTGCCCAGCGGAGTGTATGTGTATAAAATGTCGGCAGGCTCGTATCAGGAGTCGAAGAAGATGGTATTGATGAAGTAA